The following proteins are co-located in the Callithrix jacchus isolate 240 chromosome 10, calJac240_pri, whole genome shotgun sequence genome:
- the LOC103796019 gene encoding uncharacterized protein LOC103796019 has protein sequence MQREQQQGSSPAGHLSQVMLQEGHRLKAWGILSTSIVAELLRPGGIRTSEAAILPYVPYPTSPATGSSPATHLPILQPRRTSQLGALMTDPITGIEVPVLAVTLHPQTREWLTLGGTYCNPLTKTLAPLEMGDPMEDPVTGGISPILGVGLDENTGQLGRLQDALGNLMLPGDSFVEPMSGKTVWLQRASQQEGQTLPHMGGSQALLDANVLVAQRQVIAVLQQCQASPESGVQGPLEATIKDIDRHWP, from the exons ATGCAGAGGGAGCAGCAGCAG GGCAGTTCCCCAGCTGGACACCTGTCCCAGGTCATGCTGCAGGAGGGCCACCGCCTAAAGGCCTGGGGCATTCTGAGCACCAGCATTGTGGCAGAGCTGCTGCGGCCAG GTGGCATCCGAACATCAGAAGCTGCCATTCTGCCCTATGTGCCCTACCCAACCAGTCCAGCCACAGGTTCCTCTCCAGCCACGCACCTGCCCATCCTGCAGCCAAGAAGGACGTCCCAGTTGGGGGCTCTCATGACAGACCCCATCACAGGCATCGAGGTGCCAGTGCTGGCTGTGACTCTGCACCCCCAAACAAGAGAGTGGCTCACTCTTGGAGGGACATACTGCAATCCTCTCACCAAGACCTTGGCCCCTCTTGAGATGGGGGACCCCATGGAGGACCCAGTCACAGGAGGCATCTCGCCCATCCTGGGAGTCGGGTTGGATGAAAACACAG GTCAGCTGGGAAGGCTGCAAGATGCTTTGGGGAACCTCATGCTTCCTGGTGACAGCTTTGTGGAGCCAATGAGTGGGAAGACAGTCTGGCTACAGAGGGCTTCTCAACAGGAGGGCCAGACATTGCCCCATATGGGAGGGTCACAGGCCCTGCTGGACGCCAATGTGCTGGTGGCCCAGAGGCAAGTGATTGCAGTGCTCCAGCAGTGCCAGGCGAGTCCAGAGTCGGGGGTGCAGGGGCCTTTGGAGGCTACCATCAAGGACATAGACAGGCACTGGCCTTGA